In one Alphaproteobacteria bacterium genomic region, the following are encoded:
- the rpoZ gene encoding DNA-directed RNA polymerase subunit omega, which yields MARVTVEDCVEKVPNRFELVMMAAQRSRDISNGVQIQVDRDNDKNPVVSLREIAESKVDVEELQDELIRGMQRFIDTDEPEEDDDVQVYEQAMIGGQEMPSMPDPGPIPAAPGDEDRPLNMPKFEDVDAND from the coding sequence ATGGCCCGCGTTACCGTAGAAGATTGCGTCGAGAAGGTTCCGAACCGGTTCGAACTGGTCATGATGGCCGCCCAGCGCAGCCGCGACATCTCGAACGGCGTGCAGATTCAGGTCGATCGCGACAATGACAAGAATCCGGTCGTCAGCCTGCGCGAAATCGCGGAATCCAAGGTCGACGTCGAAGAACTGCAGGATGAGCTGATCCGCGGCATGCAGCGCTTCATCGACACGGACGAGCCGGAAGAAGACGATGACGTCCAGGTCTATGAGCAGGCCATGATCGGCGGCCAGGAAATGCCGTCCATGCCGGATCCGGGCCCGATCCCGGCTGCTCCCGGCGATGAGGACCGCCCGCTGAACATGCCGAAATTCGAGGATGTCGACGCCAACGACTGA
- a CDS encoding monovalent cation:proton antiporter-2 (CPA2) family protein, translating into MAAGGELGFLEDAAIYLTAAVVAVPIFKRLKLGSVLGYLAAGSIIGPHALGAVGDTESVFAFAEFGVVLLLFLIGLELKPSRLWALRADIFGLGSAQVLLTGAAVAVFGTFALGAVWQAAVLVGMALALSSTAFALQLMQERGEFTTPHGTRAFSILLLQDIMIVPILALAPLLTLGASIEEAGGDWTDALESVGAVVGLVLAGRFLMNPIFRIIAQTRSHEIFLAAALLLVIGSALLMHLFSLSMALGAFIAGVMLAESEYRHQLEADIEPFRGLLLGLFFIAVGMSVDWPVVFQEWAVVLGGALLLLLAKGAILFGLCRASGSTGPEAGRIAATLPQGGEFGFVVVAEGVSLGLLSATDSGMLTALITVSMALTPPLRMAFERLRPRLWQDPVEHLPIPGEGIEANNVIVLGFGRVGQIVSQIFRQKGIPVTAIDADPKRIEAAKRFGTKVYFGDATRVDVLSAAGMAQADLVYVTIDNAAACTKSIDLISHNFPAVRIMARAHDRLHALDLMDSGADFLIRDTLESSIKLAEEGLRRLEVDQEEISILIEEFRRADSERLARQKAEGIYATADDGNTFRLDKS; encoded by the coding sequence ATGGCTGCCGGCGGGGAATTGGGATTTCTGGAAGACGCCGCAATCTATCTGACGGCCGCCGTCGTCGCCGTGCCGATCTTCAAGCGTCTGAAACTGGGATCCGTTCTGGGATATCTCGCGGCCGGGTCGATCATCGGGCCCCATGCGCTGGGCGCGGTCGGGGATACGGAAAGCGTCTTTGCCTTTGCCGAATTCGGCGTCGTGCTGCTGCTGTTCCTGATCGGGCTGGAGTTGAAGCCTTCCAGACTCTGGGCCCTGCGCGCCGACATTTTCGGCCTCGGCTCCGCCCAGGTCCTGCTTACGGGCGCCGCGGTCGCGGTGTTCGGGACATTTGCCCTGGGCGCGGTGTGGCAGGCGGCGGTTCTGGTTGGTATGGCCCTGGCCCTGTCGTCCACGGCGTTTGCGCTGCAATTGATGCAGGAACGCGGGGAATTCACGACGCCTCACGGGACCAGGGCGTTCTCTATCCTGCTGCTGCAGGATATCATGATCGTCCCGATCCTGGCCCTGGCGCCGCTCCTGACCCTGGGGGCAAGCATTGAAGAGGCAGGCGGGGACTGGACCGATGCGCTGGAAAGCGTCGGGGCGGTCGTCGGACTGGTACTCGCCGGCCGGTTCCTGATGAATCCGATTTTCCGGATCATCGCGCAGACCCGTTCCCACGAGATATTCCTGGCGGCCGCCCTGTTGCTGGTGATCGGGTCGGCGTTGCTGATGCATCTGTTCAGCCTGTCCATGGCACTGGGCGCGTTCATCGCCGGTGTGATGCTGGCTGAAAGCGAATACCGCCATCAGCTGGAGGCGGATATCGAGCCGTTTCGTGGATTGCTGCTGGGACTGTTCTTCATCGCGGTCGGCATGTCCGTGGACTGGCCCGTGGTATTCCAGGAATGGGCCGTCGTGCTTGGCGGGGCATTGCTGCTGCTTCTGGCGAAGGGGGCAATCCTGTTCGGTCTTTGTCGGGCCTCGGGGTCGACGGGACCGGAGGCAGGGAGGATTGCTGCGACACTGCCGCAAGGGGGCGAGTTCGGCTTCGTGGTTGTGGCGGAAGGTGTGTCGCTCGGCCTGTTGAGTGCGACCGATTCCGGGATGTTGACCGCGCTGATTACCGTTTCCATGGCTCTCACCCCGCCGTTGCGCATGGCATTCGAGCGCCTTCGGCCGAGGCTGTGGCAGGATCCTGTGGAACATCTGCCGATCCCGGGAGAGGGCATCGAGGCCAATAATGTCATCGTGCTCGGTTTCGGGCGGGTCGGTCAGATCGTCAGTCAGATCTTCCGGCAGAAGGGGATTCCCGTCACCGCCATCGATGCGGACCCGAAACGGATCGAGGCCGCCAAACGGTTCGGCACGAAGGTTTATTTCGGGGATGCAACACGTGTCGATGTGTTGAGCGCCGCCGGCATGGCGCAGGCCGACCTCGTCTATGTCACAATCGACAATGCGGCCGCCTGCACGAAATCGATCGACTTGATTTCACACAACTTCCCGGCGGTGCGGATCATGGCGCGCGCACATGACCGGCTGCACGCCCTCGACCTGATGGACAGCGGCGCCGACTTCCTGATCCGCGATACCCTGGAGAGTTCGATCAAGCTGGCCGAAGAAGGGCTGCGCCGACTGGAGGTGGATCAGGAGGAAATCTCGATCCTGATCGAGGAATTCCGGCGGGCCGACAGCGAAAGGCTGGCGCGCCAGAAGGCTGAGGGCATCTATGCCACCGCGGATGACGGCAACACCTTCCGTCTGGACAAATCCTGA
- the rnc gene encoding ribonuclease III, with protein sequence MSSSEPDRAALEARLGHSFANRRLLELALTHRSLSQAGKGSYERLEFLGDRVLGLLVADMLLKRFPKEPEGHLSRRLNALVRQETLAQVARSLDLGGEIRFGTSEEAEGGDNPAILADVCEALIAAIYRDAGLDAASRFVTAQWEPLLDANPTPPRDAKSGLQEWTMARGLGLPHYEEVSRSGPDHAPVFTVRVSVPDFGAEEAEGRAKRQAEQTAAGNLLRRLQKEHDNE encoded by the coding sequence ATGTCGTCGAGTGAGCCGGATCGGGCCGCGCTGGAGGCCCGACTGGGACATAGCTTCGCAAACCGCCGTCTGCTGGAACTGGCCCTGACACACCGCAGCCTGTCTCAGGCCGGCAAGGGCAGTTATGAGCGGTTGGAATTTCTTGGCGACCGTGTCCTGGGCCTTCTGGTGGCAGACATGCTGCTGAAACGGTTTCCGAAGGAGCCGGAAGGGCACCTTTCGCGCCGCCTGAATGCCCTGGTGCGTCAGGAGACCCTGGCCCAGGTCGCCCGCAGCCTGGATCTGGGGGGCGAAATCCGTTTCGGCACGTCGGAGGAGGCGGAGGGCGGCGACAATCCGGCAATTCTGGCCGATGTCTGCGAAGCCCTGATCGCGGCGATCTATCGGGATGCCGGTCTGGATGCGGCATCCAGATTCGTTACCGCGCAATGGGAACCGCTGCTGGATGCCAATCCGACGCCGCCGCGCGACGCCAAGTCGGGGCTGCAGGAATGGACCATGGCCCGCGGATTGGGGCTGCCGCATTATGAGGAGGTTTCCCGCAGCGGACCGGATCATGCGCCGGTCTTTACCGTGCGGGTTTCCGTGCCGGATTTCGGTGCGGAAGAGGCCGAAGGCCGCGCCAAACGGCAGGCGGAACAGACCGCCGCCGGTAATTTGCTGCGCCGTCTGCAGAAAGAACACGACAATGAATGA
- a CDS encoding bifunctional (p)ppGpp synthetase/guanosine-3',5'-bis(diphosphate) 3'-pyrophosphohydrolase produces the protein MMRQYELVERVKAYEPGADEDALNKAYVFTVKAHGNQKRASGDPYFSHPVEVAGLLSDKRLDCASIITGLLHDTVEDTEVTIPDINEIFGEEVAALVDGVTKLSQLELQSDRTKQAENFRKLVLAMSQDIRVLIVKLADRLHNMRTLHFIKAPEKRRRIARETMDIYVPLTERIGIRDWQEELEDIAFQELNPDARASIVARLEFLAESGGDVVERVRSALMTNLTEAGLKAEVSGRQKRPYSIWRKMQRQNIGFEQLSDIMAFRVVVDSLEDCYKALGALHGKYSMVPGRFKDYVSLPKPNGYRSIHTGVIGPENRRIEIQIRTRAMHEIAELGVAAHWRYKQTGKPDQEGKGSTEGRQYRWLRELLEILENASGPEDFLEHTKMEMFSDQVFIFTPKGDLHALPRGSCPVDFAYAVHTDIGNRCTAARVNGRLVPLRTELRNGDQVEIVTSKAQTPSPAWENFVVTGKARACIRRFVRSVQREQYVRLGKEILDRAFKGAGYEATEKALKGIVQRFDAENAEDIQAGVGEGRINARDVLYAAYPGAKEKEKEKKAPRPRAAKEQIDPTSGGAIPIRGLIPHMAIHFAKCCHPLPGDRIIGIVTTGKGVTIHNMDCPTLENFSDMPERWLDVSWDQDAVDGSAFTGRIRAVLLNEPGALAEVTGVIGRDGGNISNLKFTSRSADFFEMLIDIEVVDAKQLNNILAALRASKHVNSVERA, from the coding sequence ATGATGCGCCAGTACGAACTTGTTGAGAGGGTTAAGGCCTATGAGCCAGGCGCGGATGAAGACGCGCTGAACAAGGCTTATGTCTTTACCGTCAAGGCGCATGGCAATCAGAAACGGGCCAGCGGCGACCCGTATTTCTCTCATCCGGTCGAGGTTGCCGGCCTGTTGAGTGACAAACGGCTGGACTGCGCGTCGATCATCACCGGCCTGCTGCACGACACCGTCGAAGACACCGAAGTCACCATCCCGGATATCAACGAGATCTTCGGTGAGGAAGTGGCAGCGCTGGTCGATGGCGTCACCAAGCTGTCGCAGCTGGAACTGCAGTCGGACCGGACGAAGCAGGCGGAAAACTTCCGCAAACTGGTGCTGGCCATGTCGCAGGACATCCGTGTCCTGATCGTCAAGCTGGCGGACCGGCTGCACAACATGCGCACGCTGCACTTCATCAAGGCCCCGGAAAAGCGTCGTCGCATTGCCCGGGAAACGATGGACATCTATGTGCCGCTGACCGAACGCATCGGCATACGCGACTGGCAGGAGGAACTGGAGGATATTGCCTTCCAGGAACTGAACCCCGATGCCCGTGCCTCCATCGTCGCACGGCTGGAATTCCTGGCGGAATCCGGTGGCGACGTGGTGGAACGCGTTCGCTCGGCCCTGATGACGAACCTGACCGAGGCCGGATTGAAGGCGGAGGTATCGGGCCGACAGAAGCGGCCCTATTCGATCTGGCGCAAGATGCAGCGTCAGAATATCGGCTTCGAGCAACTGTCGGACATCATGGCCTTCCGCGTCGTCGTGGACTCCCTGGAGGACTGCTACAAGGCGCTTGGCGCCCTGCACGGCAAGTATTCGATGGTGCCGGGGCGCTTCAAGGATTACGTCTCGCTGCCGAAACCGAACGGCTACCGGTCGATTCACACCGGGGTCATCGGGCCGGAAAACCGCCGCATCGAAATCCAGATCCGTACCCGTGCCATGCACGAGATCGCGGAACTGGGGGTGGCCGCCCATTGGCGCTACAAGCAGACCGGCAAGCCGGACCAGGAAGGCAAGGGCTCTACCGAGGGACGGCAGTATCGCTGGCTGCGCGAATTGCTGGAGATTCTGGAGAACGCCTCCGGACCCGAGGATTTTCTGGAACACACCAAGATGGAGATGTTCTCCGATCAGGTGTTCATCTTCACGCCGAAAGGCGATCTTCACGCCCTGCCGCGCGGATCATGCCCCGTCGATTTTGCCTATGCCGTTCACACCGATATCGGCAATCGCTGTACGGCTGCCCGCGTGAATGGTCGTCTGGTGCCGCTGCGTACTGAGTTGCGCAACGGGGATCAGGTCGAAATCGTGACCTCCAAGGCACAGACGCCATCGCCGGCCTGGGAGAACTTTGTCGTCACCGGGAAGGCACGGGCCTGCATCCGCAGGTTCGTTCGCTCCGTTCAGCGCGAGCAATATGTCCGGCTGGGGAAAGAGATTCTGGATCGGGCCTTCAAAGGGGCCGGCTACGAGGCTACGGAAAAGGCGCTGAAAGGCATCGTCCAGCGCTTCGATGCCGAGAATGCAGAGGACATCCAGGCCGGTGTCGGCGAGGGGCGGATCAACGCACGGGACGTCCTGTACGCCGCTTATCCCGGCGCGAAGGAGAAAGAGAAAGAAAAGAAGGCGCCGCGCCCGAGGGCCGCCAAGGAACAGATCGATCCGACCTCCGGCGGGGCCATCCCGATCCGCGGCCTGATCCCGCATATGGCGATCCATTTCGCGAAGTGCTGTCACCCGCTCCCCGGGGACCGGATCATCGGGATCGTGACCACCGGCAAGGGCGTGACCATTCACAACATGGACTGCCCGACCCTCGAGAATTTCTCTGACATGCCGGAGCGCTGGCTGGATGTTTCCTGGGATCAGGACGCCGTGGACGGATCGGCCTTTACCGGTCGTATTCGGGCGGTATTGTTGAACGAACCGGGTGCCTTGGCCGAGGTGACGGGGGTGATCGGCCGGGACGGCGGCAATATATCGAATTTGAAGTTCACGAGCAGAAGCGCGGATTTTTTTGAGATGCTGATCGACATAGAAGTCGTCGATGCCAAACAGTTGAACAACATTTTGGCTGCCCTGCGCGCGTCCAAACACGTCAATTCGGTGGAGCGCGCCTGA
- a CDS encoding uracil-DNA glycosylase: MSVQPFKNPPRDCPLCPRLVAFREDARAANPDWWNSPVPSLGPIDAPLLVLGLAPGMGGANRTGRPFTGDWAGDLLYKILVEEDLAVGEYDRRPDDSLKLTRCRIANAVRCVPPQNKPIGQEMNTCREFLVAELDAMTELRAIFTLGRIAHEAALRVLGVKPSGIKFAHDAVHDVGALGGRNIQVVNSYHCSRYNTNTGRLTEEMFRTAVRTAKRAADL; this comes from the coding sequence GTGAGTGTACAGCCCTTCAAGAACCCGCCGCGCGATTGCCCGCTCTGCCCGCGCCTCGTCGCCTTTCGGGAGGACGCTCGCGCGGCCAACCCCGATTGGTGGAACTCCCCCGTTCCCAGCCTGGGACCGATCGATGCCCCGCTTCTGGTCCTCGGTCTGGCCCCCGGAATGGGCGGGGCGAACCGGACCGGACGTCCCTTCACGGGCGATTGGGCCGGTGACCTTCTTTATAAGATCCTGGTGGAGGAAGACCTGGCGGTCGGTGAATACGATCGCCGCCCGGATGACAGCCTGAAACTCACCCGATGCCGCATTGCGAACGCCGTGCGCTGTGTCCCGCCCCAGAACAAGCCGATCGGTCAGGAAATGAACACCTGTCGGGAGTTCCTGGTCGCCGAACTGGACGCGATGACGGAGTTGAGAGCCATCTTCACCCTGGGCCGTATCGCCCATGAGGCCGCCCTGCGTGTCCTCGGCGTGAAACCCTCCGGCATCAAGTTCGCCCATGATGCCGTCCACGACGTCGGGGCGCTCGGGGGTAGGAATATTCAGGTAGTCAACAGCTATCACTGTTCGCGCTACAACACGAATACCGGTCGGCTGACGGAGGAGATGTTCCGGACGGCGGTCCGGACCGCCAAACGCGCGGCCGATCTATAG
- a CDS encoding NYN domain-containing protein: MYREEKFAIFIDGANLYSAAKALGFDIDYKKLLNSFKSEGRLMRAFYYTALFEDQDYSPIRPLVDWLDYNGYTMVTKPAKSYTDSQGRQRIKGNMDMELAIDMLDMTQYLDHVVLFSGDGDFRSLVEAVQRRGVRVSVVSTIKSQPPMIADELRRQADNFIELSDLAETIARNFHDAQRPQAPTAPRRSVRGPSADFEGEEDYDEDEEYDDEDDYAGVEAIVERTDRSGNR; the protein is encoded by the coding sequence ATTTACAGAGAAGAGAAGTTTGCCATTTTCATCGACGGAGCCAACCTCTACTCGGCGGCCAAGGCGCTGGGCTTCGACATCGATTACAAGAAGCTCCTGAACTCCTTCAAATCCGAAGGCCGACTGATGCGCGCCTTCTACTATACCGCCCTGTTCGAGGATCAGGATTACAGCCCGATCCGGCCGCTGGTCGACTGGCTGGACTACAACGGCTACACGATGGTGACGAAGCCGGCGAAGTCCTACACCGACTCCCAGGGCCGTCAGCGCATCAAGGGCAATATGGATATGGAACTGGCGATCGATATGCTGGACATGACCCAGTATCTCGACCACGTCGTCCTGTTCTCCGGTGACGGCGATTTCCGCAGCCTGGTCGAAGCCGTGCAGCGCCGCGGCGTCCGGGTCAGCGTCGTCAGCACGATCAAGTCTCAGCCGCCGATGATCGCAGACGAACTGCGCCGTCAGGCCGACAATTTCATCGAACTGTCCGATCTGGCGGAGACCATCGCGCGGAACTTCCATGACGCCCAGCGTCCGCAGGCCCCGACGGCGCCGCGCCGCTCCGTTCGCGGCCCGTCGGCGGATTTCGAGGGCGAGGAGGATTATGACGAGGACGAGGAATACGACGACGAGGACGATTACGCCGGCGTCGAAGCCATCGTCGAGCGCACGGACCGTTCGGGCAATCGTTGA
- the acpS gene encoding holo-ACP synthase — protein sequence MIIGTGTDLCEISRIAASLERFGDRFTERCFTDRERARAERKKAKRADRYAQMFAAKEACSKALGTGLREGVFWRDMEVVPLSSGKPRLILHGGAKARAAYLMPPGYAPLLDVSLTDEAGLAHAMVILSAVDEALADLATTYRER from the coding sequence ATGATCATCGGCACCGGCACTGATCTATGCGAGATTTCCCGGATTGCCGCGTCGCTGGAACGGTTCGGCGACCGCTTCACCGAGCGCTGCTTCACCGATCGGGAACGGGCCCGGGCGGAGCGGAAGAAGGCGAAGCGCGCCGACCGCTATGCCCAGATGTTTGCCGCCAAGGAGGCATGCTCCAAGGCACTGGGAACCGGACTGCGCGAAGGAGTCTTCTGGCGCGACATGGAGGTTGTACCGCTGTCCAGCGGAAAGCCGCGCCTGATCCTGCATGGCGGGGCCAAGGCGCGGGCGGCGTATCTGATGCCGCCCGGATATGCACCCTTGCTGGACGTATCCCTGACCGATGAGGCGGGGCTGGCCCATGCGATGGTCATCCTGTCGGCGGTTGATGAGGCTTTGGCCGATCTGGCCACGACCTATCGGGAACGATGA
- the era gene encoding GTPase Era has translation MNENEGSQDSRCGFAAIIGAPNAGKSTLVNQLVGAKVSIVTHKVQTTRTRVLGIALHGEAQIAFIDTPGIFKPKRRLDRAMVSAAWQGAQDADATILLIDAQTGVTEEVDGILKGLQDSGGKAILALNKIDLVKRESLLQLADRLNATGLFSDIFMISATRADGTDDLMAHLAGRMPKSVWLFPEDQLSDMPQMLLAAEVTREKLFLNVHQELPYALTVETESYDVRKDGSIRIEQVIYVERESQRAIILGKNGSKVKTVGQLAREELQDMFETKVHLFLYVKVRDRWQDDPERYRIWNLDFQA, from the coding sequence ATGAATGAGAATGAAGGCAGCCAGGACAGCCGCTGCGGTTTCGCGGCCATCATCGGTGCGCCGAACGCCGGCAAATCGACCCTGGTCAATCAACTGGTCGGCGCGAAAGTGTCGATCGTCACACATAAGGTCCAGACAACCCGGACCCGGGTGCTGGGGATCGCGCTTCACGGTGAGGCCCAGATCGCCTTCATCGACACGCCCGGCATTTTCAAACCCAAACGCCGGCTGGACCGGGCGATGGTATCGGCTGCGTGGCAGGGTGCGCAGGATGCCGATGCGACGATCCTCCTGATCGATGCCCAGACCGGCGTGACGGAGGAGGTCGACGGCATTCTCAAAGGGCTCCAGGACAGTGGCGGTAAGGCTATCCTGGCCCTCAACAAGATCGATCTTGTGAAACGGGAATCGCTGCTGCAACTGGCGGACCGTCTGAATGCCACCGGCTTATTCAGCGACATTTTCATGATCTCCGCGACCCGGGCTGACGGGACCGACGACCTGATGGCGCATCTGGCGGGCCGGATGCCCAAGAGTGTCTGGCTGTTCCCGGAGGACCAGTTGTCGGACATGCCGCAGATGTTGCTGGCGGCCGAGGTCACGCGGGAAAAACTGTTCCTGAACGTGCACCAGGAACTCCCCTACGCGCTGACCGTCGAGACGGAGAGCTACGATGTGCGCAAGGATGGCTCGATCCGCATCGAACAGGTCATCTATGTGGAACGCGAGAGCCAGCGCGCCATCATTCTGGGCAAGAACGGCTCCAAGGTGAAGACCGTGGGGCAGCTGGCCCGCGAGGAACTGCAGGACATGTTCGAAACCAAGGTCCACCTTTTCCTCTATGTGAAGGTGCGGGACCGCTGGCAGGACGACCCGGAACGCTATCGAATCTGGAACCTCGATTTTCAGGCATGA
- a CDS encoding S-methyl-5'-thioadenosine phosphorylase, with protein MSERILGVIGGSGLYAMDGIEGADWTTVETPWGAPSDAVLCGTLQGTKVRFLPRHGRGHIQTPSSINYRANIDALKRLGCTDILSVSACGSLKEELPPGHFVIVDQFIDRTFAREKSFFGPGCVAHVSLAHPVSSWLGDLCEDGLKALGIPHTRGGTYLAMEGPQFSSQAESELYRSWGCAVIGMTNMPEAKLAREAELRYATVAMVTDYDCWHPDHDHVDVEMVIKTLLENADHGRDLVRHVASVLNSWTSAPDCGCDTALENALITVPDARDPDMVAKLDAVAGRVLG; from the coding sequence ATGTCGGAACGGATACTGGGAGTGATCGGCGGCAGCGGCCTGTACGCCATGGACGGGATTGAGGGGGCGGACTGGACCACGGTGGAAACGCCCTGGGGGGCGCCCTCAGACGCGGTGCTGTGCGGGACATTGCAGGGCACGAAAGTGCGGTTCCTGCCCCGTCACGGGCGCGGCCATATCCAGACACCGTCCTCCATCAACTACCGCGCCAATATCGATGCGCTGAAGCGGCTCGGCTGCACGGACATTCTTTCCGTCTCCGCCTGCGGCTCCCTGAAAGAGGAACTGCCGCCCGGCCATTTCGTGATCGTGGACCAGTTCATCGACCGGACCTTCGCGCGGGAGAAGAGCTTTTTCGGGCCGGGCTGCGTCGCCCATGTCTCCCTCGCACATCCGGTTTCAAGCTGGCTCGGCGATCTGTGTGAGGATGGGTTGAAGGCCCTGGGCATCCCCCATACCCGTGGCGGTACATATCTGGCAATGGAAGGTCCGCAATTCTCCTCACAGGCAGAATCCGAGCTGTATCGCAGTTGGGGCTGTGCCGTCATCGGGATGACCAACATGCCGGAGGCAAAGCTGGCCCGCGAGGCGGAGCTGCGCTACGCCACAGTCGCCATGGTCACGGACTACGATTGTTGGCATCCGGATCATGATCATGTCGACGTCGAAATGGTCATCAAGACATTGCTGGAAAACGCCGATCATGGAAGGGACCTGGTGCGCCATGTGGCATCGGTCCTGAACAGCTGGACCAGCGCGCCGGATTGTGGCTGCGACACCGCCCTGGAGAATGCCCTGATCACCGTGCCCGATGCGCGCGATCCGGACATGGTGGCGAAACTGGACGCCGTTGCCGGCCGCGTTCTGGGCTGA
- the lepB gene encoding signal peptidase I, with protein sequence MSNKTSQDSESDMPAGMMPRLKKWLKHPYVASFLDTTQTIFWAAIIAVGCRVFAYEPFNIPSGSMLPTLKIGDYLFVSKFSYGYGQYSFPFSPVSFSGRIAGSLPERGDVAVFRNPSAPDTDFIKRVVGLPGDTIQMRHGILHINGEPVSRRPVGDYRSEPSEGMSPWVKQYIETLPNGVEHPIIEENGDTGPMDNSVEFSVPSGHFFMMGDNRDNSSDSRVLQNVGFVPLENFIGEATIIFFSIGDPGIRFERFFNVVE encoded by the coding sequence ATGAGTAACAAGACCTCGCAGGATTCGGAGAGCGATATGCCCGCTGGCATGATGCCGCGCCTGAAAAAGTGGCTGAAGCATCCCTATGTCGCATCCTTCCTGGATACGACGCAGACCATCTTCTGGGCGGCGATCATCGCGGTCGGATGCCGGGTGTTCGCCTATGAGCCGTTCAATATCCCCTCGGGATCGATGCTGCCGACGCTGAAGATCGGCGACTATCTGTTCGTATCGAAATTTTCCTACGGCTACGGCCAGTATTCCTTCCCCTTCAGTCCGGTCAGTTTCTCGGGTCGGATCGCGGGTAGCCTGCCGGAGCGCGGCGATGTCGCAGTGTTCCGCAATCCGTCCGCACCCGACACCGATTTCATCAAGCGCGTGGTCGGCCTGCCCGGCGACACCATTCAGATGCGTCACGGAATCCTGCACATCAACGGAGAACCGGTGTCTCGTCGCCCGGTCGGCGATTACCGATCGGAGCCGTCCGAAGGCATGTCGCCCTGGGTGAAGCAGTACATCGAAACGCTGCCGAACGGCGTGGAGCATCCGATCATCGAAGAGAACGGCGATACCGGTCCGATGGACAACTCCGTGGAGTTCTCCGTGCCGTCCGGCCATTTCTTCATGATGGGCGACAATCGCGACAACTCGTCTGACAGCCGTGTGCTGCAGAATGTCGGTTTCGTTCCGCTTGAGAATTTCATCGGCGAGGCGACGATCATCTTCTTCTCGATCGGCGATCCCGGCATCCGGTTTGAGCGCTTCTTCAATGTCGTCGAGTGA
- a CDS encoding DUF2062 domain-containing protein: MSFRRVLGYYKSRMARLPGTPHSIAAGFAAGAAVSFTPFMGFHFLLGALVAWALRGNLIASALGTLVGNPWTFPFIWVAIYKVGAAIMLDSESRVPLNDLSLTYLWNHIGDVLLPMMLGGAILSVIVWPLFYFPLARGIERFRKMRFERRLRKRSKEMAVPGQAVGQDPA; the protein is encoded by the coding sequence ATGAGCTTCAGGCGGGTGCTGGGCTATTACAAGAGCCGTATGGCGCGTCTTCCGGGGACACCGCACAGCATCGCCGCCGGATTCGCGGCCGGCGCGGCGGTCAGCTTCACGCCATTCATGGGGTTTCATTTTCTGCTGGGCGCACTTGTCGCCTGGGCGCTGCGCGGCAACCTGATTGCATCGGCGCTCGGCACCCTTGTCGGCAATCCCTGGACCTTTCCCTTCATCTGGGTGGCGATCTACAAGGTCGGCGCGGCCATCATGCTGGATTCGGAAAGCCGGGTTCCGCTCAACGACCTGTCGCTGACCTATCTCTGGAACCATATCGGCGATGTCCTGCTGCCGATGATGCTGGGGGGCGCGATCCTGTCGGTCATTGTCTGGCCGCTGTTCTATTTTCCGCTCGCCCGGGGCATCGAGCGGTTCCGCAAGATGCGCTTCGAGCGCCGCCTTCGGAAACGGTCGAAGGAAATGGCCGTACCCGGACAGGCGGTCGGGCAGGATCCGGCATGA